The Brassica oleracea var. oleracea cultivar TO1000 chromosome C6, BOL, whole genome shotgun sequence genomic interval AGTTCTATTTAAATCTTTTCAAAATATGAGATGAAGGACTCATTGGAAGTTCGGAACACCCATAATATCAAGAGAAATGAACTCTTCCAACGTTAACTTCTCTCTACTACAAAGCCAACCAAATATTCCCCCAGAATTCTTCTGGCCGGAAAACGATTTGACCCCTTCAGAAGGAGACCTCAACCTTCCAATCATCGACATGAGTGGATTCCTGAATGGGGACGAGGCCGAGACACAGCGTGCAGCTAAGGCTGTAAGAGAAGCGTGCATGACTCACGGTACCTTTTTAGTGATCAATCATGGCTTCAAGTCGGGCTTGGCCGAGAAAGCGCTTCATATATCGAGTTTGTTCTTTGGACTACCCAAAGATGAGAAACTAAAGGCTTACAGGACCCCTGGGAATATCTCTGGCTATACCGCAGGTCATAGCCACAGATTCTCCTCCAACCTTCCATGGAATGAGACTTTGACTGTGGCCTTCAAAAAGGGTCCACCTCAAGTTGTTGAGGATTTTCTAACATCAAAGCTAGGTGATCGTCGTCAAGAGATCGGGTAAATCAACTGCATGCATGTAGACCCTAGTCGATATATGATTATCTATTTTTTTTGTATAAAGAAAATAAAATATTTGTTTTATTCCTTAGAACTTCCTGGTCACAAAATTTGTTTTTGTTTCAGTCAAGTGTTTCAGGAATTCAGTGAGGCAATGAACCGTTTGAATCTGGAGCTGATGGAGCTACTAGGAATAAGTATGGGTCTAAAAGACCGGACATTTTTCCGGAGATTTTTTGAAGACGGAAACGCTATCTTTAGATGCAACTATTACCCGCCATGCAAACAGCCAGAAAAAGCTCTTGGTGTTGGCCCTCATAATGACCCGACAGCTATAACCGTTCTGCTCCAAGACGATGTTGTGGGTTTGGAAGTCTTTGCTAGTGGAAAGTGGCAGACCGTGCGCCCTCGTCCGGGTGCTCTTGTTGTCAATGTTGGAGACACCTTCATGGTACGTTTCTATTTAATTAATACGACAACACAATTTTCTCATCAATTCAAAAATATTAGAGACAACTTATCAAAAAAAAAATTTCTTACCTTAACATCTTCCTCCAAACAGAAAAAATTGTGGAAGACAACTTATCTTAACATCTTACCAAAAAATATTTTTTCTCAAGTTCATGCAAAAACCAGAGGTTTGAGAAAAATGGGATATTTATTAACTACCTGTGGAAGGAATTAATAAAATTCCTAATAACAGTGCGGTAAACATATTTTCCAAAAAAAAAAAAAAAAAAAAAAANNNNNNNNNNNNNNNNNNNNNNNNNNNNNNNNNNNNNNNNNNNNTTTCCCCCAAGTGTTTTTTCTCCCCCCCCTTTTTTTACAAAAAAAAAAAAAAAAAAAAAAAAACAGTGCGGTAAACATAAATTTGCGTACACTTTTTTTATAATATACAAGAATTTTTCTTAGGTTCACTCCTCGCTAAACAATAGTATTTAGTTATTTTAAATTCAATATCTTAAAAAAAACAAAATAATAAGAATTTGTAAAGTTATATTATGTTTTTAAAATAAATTAAAATACTAGTAATTACCGAAGAATTTTTGAAATACTTTTGTCCCCATATGCAGGCGTAAACATTTTATAATTACTTATTAATACATGCATTATTATAATGATAAATTATTATTTATACTTTCATTTGAAATTTTTACATAATATAATGTTTTGAAAATTTAATTATATACTGTATTCATTATAAAAGAATTTTACTTGATTAATATTTAGTTATTTATTTTCTGTTTTAAAATTTGAACTTGTGGAAGACAACTTATCATAATATTTTACCAAATTTTTTTAAGTTCATGCAAAAACCAGAGGTTTGAGAAAAAGGGGATATTTATTACCTGTCGAAGGATACATCAAAATTCCTAATAACAGTGCTGTAAACATACATTTGAGTACGCTCTTTTATAATATACAATATTTAAAGAATTTTTGGGAAATATATTACTTATTTGGTACTGATAAGACTAGTATAAATCACTTTTCTATGTATTTACGTTGATTTTGAAATAGAGTTACAATTTGATAGAACAATTTTAGTTGAAGTAATGTGTTATTTTGGATTTGATACGGAAGGCATTGTCAAACGGAAACTACAAGAGCTGTTTCCATAGAGCAGTGGTTAACATGGAGAAAGTAAGAAGGTCACTGGTGTATTTTTCTTGTCCTAGAGAAGACAAGCTCATCATTCCTCCTCCTGAACTTGTGGAAGGCGGAGAAACTTCTAGAAAATACCCTGACTTCACATGGCATCAGCTCCAGAGATTTACCCAGTCTGGCTATCGAGTCGACAACACCACTCTCGAAAAGTTTTCTTCTTGGATCGCCTCCGACTCCTCCAAAAATTAAGCCGTCGACAAGAGATCAACTTCATTTGTACTTTATCCCTCTTTCCGGGTGTGTGTTATCATTAGCAGCTTGTTAATTATTACTCTAATTGTTTCTTATTAATAAAGAGAAATTCAGCATAGTCATTTTTGAGTTTTTATCACAAAAATAGTCGTCGATGAAAAAAATGACCAAAATAAGTTTTTTTAAAGGATAAAAATGTATTTTTACCCTAGGGTTAACTAATCTATAATTAGGGTTTAGAGTTAAGGGGTAGAGTTAAGGGGATAGGGTTTTAAATTTTAAAAAATGAAAAATTAATATTAAAATTTTCAAAATAAAAAAGAGTTATTTTGGTCATTTTCTTTTTTGAGAGTTATTTTGTGACAAAAACTTTAAAAGAACTATTTGATAGAATTACCCTATTATAAATGTTATAACGTTTTTTTATATTAGTTGAATATTTGGAGTTCATATTTATCAACTAAGATATATGACTATCTTCATAATATTTGATTAGTAATTCTTCTGTTTCATAATAAGTGTCATTCTAACATTTTTTTCTTGTTACATAAAAAGTGTCATTTTACGATTCCAATGCAAATTATAGGGTTTGACTGTTGACCATTCGGGAAACAAGAGGAACGAATAAAAAAAGAAATGTACGAGAATAAAATAGCAGGAATGGAAATGAATGGTTGTTCCTTATCAAATTTAACAAGGAATAATTTTGTTCTTTAATTCTCTACAAAAAAAAAGAATGAAATGGAATAAGAGGGAATTATTATTCCTTGTGAATGGTAATTTTTTTTAGGAACGTTAGGGAATGCATTATTCATCGCCGTTCCCTGGTCACCATTCATACCCTT includes:
- the LOC106299748 gene encoding gibberellin 20 oxidase 5, with protein sequence MNSSNVNFSLLQSQPNIPPEFFWPENDLTPSEGDLNLPIIDMSGFLNGDEAETQRAAKAVREACMTHGTFLVINHGFKSGLAEKALHISSLFFGLPKDEKLKAYRTPGNISGYTAGHSHRFSSNLPWNETLTVAFKKGPPQVVEDFLTSKLGDRRQEIGQVFQEFSEAMNRLNLELMELLGISMGLKDRTFFRRFFEDGNAIFRCNYYPPCKQPEKALGVGPHNDPTAITVLLQDDVVGLEVFASGKWQTVRPRPGALVVNVGDTFMALSNGNYKSCFHRAVVNMEKVRRSLVYFSCPREDKLIIPPPELVEGGETSRKYPDFTWHQLQRFTQSGYRVDNTTLEKFSSWIASDSSKN